From Streptomyces mirabilis, a single genomic window includes:
- a CDS encoding DUF2933 domain-containing protein, translated as MWEPEITSKLLTGVAAAVAAVAVLLWLGVPPLVLVLLALVVACPLSMAFMHGGHGDGTNADHQHGNHDGADLRKRGPHHH; from the coding sequence ATGTGGGAGCCGGAGATCACATCGAAACTGCTCACAGGCGTCGCGGCCGCGGTCGCCGCCGTTGCTGTTCTGCTCTGGCTCGGCGTGCCGCCGCTTGTGCTGGTGCTGCTCGCGCTCGTGGTGGCGTGCCCGCTGAGCATGGCCTTCATGCACGGCGGCCACGGCGATGGAACGAACGCCGACCACCAGCACGGGAACCACGACGGGGCCGACCTCAGGAAGAGGGGACCGCATCACCACTGA
- a CDS encoding universal stress protein, which produces MEAVVTAGLDGSPESLSAARWAADEAVRRGLPLRLIHAWVPLASTAADIPGKDTQRHWAHRILRDAESELRELHPGLPLTTELASQDATAALLTAGAASEMLVLGSRGIGPVKGFFLGDIGLHVVARADRPVVLVRADERQDEQASCAEATGVVVGLSLRRRCEEVLEFAFGAAARRGTTLRAVHCRTLPVPASSLWSSSPETAEAVARALGQELGTALRPWQEKFPGVRVIDEVTFDSAARAMASVASGSALLVVGRRRDRPALAPGIGPVTHAAIHHAPCPVAVVTHD; this is translated from the coding sequence ATGGAAGCAGTCGTCACCGCGGGCCTCGACGGGTCCCCGGAGAGTCTGTCCGCCGCACGCTGGGCGGCAGATGAGGCTGTGCGGCGCGGGCTCCCGCTGCGCCTTATCCACGCGTGGGTCCCGCTTGCGTCCACGGCGGCGGACATCCCGGGAAAGGACACGCAACGCCACTGGGCACACCGCATCCTGCGTGATGCGGAGAGTGAACTGCGCGAGCTCCACCCCGGCCTGCCCCTCACCACGGAACTGGCCTCGCAGGATGCCACCGCCGCGCTGCTCACTGCCGGGGCAGCCTCCGAGATGCTGGTGCTCGGCTCACGAGGCATCGGCCCGGTCAAAGGCTTCTTCCTCGGCGACATCGGTCTGCATGTGGTGGCGCGAGCCGACCGGCCCGTCGTCCTGGTCCGCGCCGACGAGCGGCAGGACGAGCAGGCATCCTGTGCTGAGGCCACCGGTGTGGTCGTGGGACTGAGCCTGCGCCGGCGGTGCGAGGAGGTGCTGGAGTTCGCCTTCGGTGCCGCCGCCCGGCGCGGCACCACGCTGCGTGCCGTCCACTGCAGGACTCTGCCGGTCCCGGCCTCCAGTCTGTGGTCCTCGAGCCCCGAAACCGCCGAAGCCGTCGCAAGAGCGCTGGGCCAGGAACTGGGCACGGCGCTGCGCCCGTGGCAGGAAAAGTTCCCCGGGGTGCGGGTCATCGATGAGGTCACGTTCGACAGCGCCGCACGGGCCATGGCGAGCGTGGCGTCGGGATCCGCCCTCCTGGTCGTGGGCCGCCGACGGGACCGCCCCGCCCTGGCACCGGGCATCGGTCCAGTGACCCACGCCGCCATCCACCACGCGCCATGCCCGGTCGCTGTCGTCACTCACGACTGA
- a CDS encoding DUF475 domain-containing protein, with protein sequence MMSVLRTFGWSFGVTLLGLGAALLAWGPGGLAAVAVLGVLEVSLSFDNAVVNATVLRRMDAFWQRMFLTVGILIAVFGMRLVFPVLVVSVTTRLSPGAVLGMAIGDPDSYAAHLEHAHPAIAAFGGMFLLMIALDFLLAERDIHWLPPLERALARAGGLDRLSVLVALAALATAAATLAGPSSSTVLLAGTLGLIAYLAVGGLSQYFQAPAEEAQADPAPALTRQRPRAIAVGKAAFFLFLYLEVLDASFSFDGVVGAFAISQNIFQIALGLGIGAMYIRSLTVHLVRRGTLDDYVYLEHGAHYAIGALAVILLVTIKYDVPQVVTGGIGVALIGASFLSSLARNRRRQSGRPDQDTDREAGPVRR encoded by the coding sequence ATGATGTCTGTACTGCGCACCTTCGGCTGGTCCTTCGGCGTGACGCTGCTGGGCCTGGGGGCGGCGCTGCTGGCCTGGGGGCCCGGCGGGCTGGCCGCGGTGGCGGTCCTCGGCGTGCTGGAGGTGTCGCTGTCGTTCGACAACGCGGTGGTCAACGCCACCGTGCTGCGCCGGATGGACGCGTTCTGGCAGCGGATGTTCCTGACCGTGGGCATCCTGATCGCGGTCTTCGGGATGCGGCTGGTCTTCCCGGTACTGGTGGTCTCGGTGACCACCAGGCTGAGCCCCGGGGCCGTCCTCGGCATGGCGATCGGCGACCCGGACTCCTACGCGGCGCACCTGGAACACGCCCACCCGGCCATCGCCGCCTTCGGCGGCATGTTCCTGCTGATGATCGCCCTGGACTTCCTCCTCGCCGAGCGGGACATCCACTGGCTGCCGCCGCTGGAACGCGCCCTGGCAAGGGCCGGCGGCCTCGACCGGCTGTCGGTCCTGGTCGCCCTGGCCGCGCTGGCGACCGCCGCCGCGACCCTGGCCGGGCCCAGCTCCTCCACCGTGCTGCTGGCCGGGACGCTGGGACTGATCGCCTACCTGGCGGTCGGCGGCCTGTCCCAGTACTTCCAGGCCCCGGCGGAGGAAGCACAGGCCGACCCGGCCCCCGCGCTCACCCGGCAACGGCCGCGCGCCATCGCCGTGGGCAAGGCCGCGTTCTTCCTGTTCCTCTACCTGGAGGTGCTGGACGCCTCGTTCTCCTTCGACGGCGTGGTCGGCGCGTTCGCCATCAGCCAGAACATCTTCCAGATCGCGCTCGGGCTGGGGATCGGCGCGATGTACATCCGGTCACTGACCGTACACTTGGTGCGTCGCGGCACCCTGGACGACTACGTCTACCTGGAGCACGGCGCGCACTACGCGATCGGCGCGCTCGCCGTCATCCTCCTCGTCACGATCAAGTACGACGTGCCGCAGGTGGTCACCGGCGGCATCGGCGTGGCACTCATCGGCGCCTCCTTCCTCTCCTCGCTCGCCCGCAACCGCCGCCGACAGAGCGGTCGGCCGGACCAGGACACGGACCGGGAAGCTGGCCCCGTACGACGCTGA
- a CDS encoding metal-sensitive transcriptional regulator: MVTVPGGHDPQHAGPGGVHSRKEDHLARMHRVEGQVRGVTRMVEDERYCIDILTQISAVTHALQEVALGLLDDHARHCVLDAARLDPETAEAKLDEMTTALRRTLRL, translated from the coding sequence ATGGTCACCGTCCCCGGCGGACATGACCCGCAGCATGCGGGACCGGGCGGCGTCCACAGCCGCAAGGAGGACCACCTGGCCCGGATGCACCGGGTGGAGGGACAGGTGCGAGGGGTGACCCGCATGGTCGAGGACGAGCGCTACTGCATCGACATCCTCACCCAGATCAGCGCCGTCACCCACGCCCTGCAGGAAGTCGCCCTGGGCCTGCTCGACGACCACGCCCGGCACTGCGTGCTCGACGCGGCCCGGCTCGACCCGGAGACGGCCGAGGCCAAGCTCGACGAGATGACCACCGCCCTGCGCCGCACCCTGCGCCTGTGA
- a CDS encoding alpha/beta fold hydrolase, translating to MATAVAALGPVKDVELPDGVIRYHATGAGPPIVFVHGIIANADVWRGVVARLRDRYRCITPDWPLGGHVQPMRPGTDFTLFGLADLVRRTIAALDLTAPALVGNDTGGAICQAVAARHPEAIGSLVLTPSDAFDNFLPWPIRHLQLFGRTPVGLKVLAETLRLRPVQRLPIAFGLLTRRPIPADIMASYTGPLRDHPEIRRDFARLVRAISPAFTREAAEGLRTFPHPALIAWARQNFFPLAHGERLAGLISDARLRVIEDSGPFVTEDQPEHTAALIEEFLREAAPR from the coding sequence ATGGCCACCGCCGTCGCCGCGCTCGGCCCCGTGAAGGACGTGGAACTTCCCGACGGAGTCATCCGCTACCACGCCACCGGTGCGGGCCCGCCGATCGTGTTCGTCCACGGGATCATCGCCAACGCCGACGTCTGGCGCGGCGTCGTGGCCCGATTGCGCGACCGCTACCGCTGTATCACCCCCGACTGGCCGCTGGGCGGCCATGTCCAGCCCATGCGCCCCGGCACCGACTTCACCCTGTTCGGACTCGCCGACCTCGTCCGGCGCACCATCGCCGCCCTGGACCTGACCGCGCCCGCCCTGGTCGGCAACGACACCGGCGGCGCCATCTGCCAGGCCGTGGCCGCCCGCCACCCGGAGGCCATCGGCTCCCTGGTGCTGACCCCCAGCGACGCCTTCGACAATTTCCTGCCCTGGCCCATCCGCCACCTGCAGCTCTTCGGCCGCACCCCGGTCGGACTGAAGGTCCTCGCCGAGACCCTGCGCCTGCGCCCCGTCCAGCGGCTGCCGATCGCCTTCGGCCTGCTCACCCGGCGCCCCATCCCCGCCGACATCATGGCCAGCTACACCGGCCCGCTGCGCGACCACCCCGAGATCCGCCGGGACTTCGCCCGCCTGGTGCGCGCCATCTCCCCCGCCTTCACCCGGGAAGCTGCCGAAGGACTGCGGACCTTCCCCCACCCCGCCCTGATCGCCTGGGCCCGGCAGAACTTCTTCCCCCTCGCCCACGGCGAGCGGCTGGCCGGCCTCATCTCCGACGCCCGGCTGCGCGTCATCGAGGACTCCGGGCCCTTCGTCACCGAGGACCAGCCCGAGCACACCGCCGCCCTCATCGAGGAGTTCCTGCGGGAAGCCGCCCCACGCTGA
- a CDS encoding Hsp20/alpha crystallin family protein, with amino-acid sequence MPTPPTERSGQRCRNSTEFRYGTFARAVRLPAGACGEDAPAAYRHGVVTIPVPVPETKSGTRPGHAA; translated from the coding sequence GTGCCGACGCCACCGACGGAGCGCTCCGGGCAAAGATGCAGAAACAGCACGGAGTTCCGCTACGGCACCTTCGCCCGCGCGGTCCGGCTGCCCGCCGGGGCCTGCGGCGAGGACGCGCCCGCGGCGTACAGGCACGGTGTAGTGACCATCCCGGTCCCGGTCCCCGAAACGAAGTCGGGCACGCGGCCCGGGCATGCGGCCTGA
- a CDS encoding sensor histidine kinase, with protein sequence MPRRPGLTGRLVIAQLLVVLAGLLALATVAFVIGPPLLRRHLRRAVGTVSPQLSRHLEDAFLAAGGIALAIAMAACLIAAVVTAVLLTRRLSRPVRALAGAAARLADGDYTARLDAPHLGPEFEALTGAFNTMADALESTERTRRRLLGDVAHELRTPLATIEAYLEGLADGVRTLDAHTLQVLDAQTTRLHRLVEDISLVSRAEEHRLTLSRATVPSARLLEAAAAAVRPAFQTKGVDLRVSVAPRTPALEADADRLVQVLVNLLTNALRHTPAGGAVTLAAEPVGAGVMLSVADTGEGIAAEHLPHVFERFYRADPARDRAHGGSGIGLAIARALVHAHGGTITADSAGPGLGAVFRISLPAANDGPGLQGSNVGG encoded by the coding sequence ATGCCCCGGCGCCCGGGCCTGACCGGGCGGCTGGTGATCGCCCAGTTGCTCGTGGTACTCGCCGGGCTCCTCGCCCTCGCCACCGTCGCCTTCGTCATCGGCCCACCGCTGCTGAGGCGCCACCTGCGCCGCGCGGTCGGCACGGTCTCCCCGCAGCTGTCCCGGCACCTGGAGGACGCCTTCCTGGCCGCGGGCGGCATCGCGCTGGCCATCGCCATGGCCGCATGTCTGATCGCCGCCGTCGTCACCGCCGTGCTCCTCACCCGCCGCTTGTCGCGCCCCGTGCGTGCCCTGGCCGGCGCGGCGGCCCGCCTCGCCGACGGGGACTACACCGCGCGCCTGGACGCGCCGCACCTGGGGCCCGAGTTCGAGGCCCTCACCGGCGCCTTCAACACCATGGCCGACGCCCTGGAGAGCACCGAGCGCACCCGCCGCCGGCTGCTCGGTGACGTCGCCCACGAGCTGCGCACCCCGCTCGCCACCATCGAGGCGTACCTCGAGGGCCTGGCCGACGGGGTGCGCACCCTCGACGCGCACACCCTGCAGGTGCTGGACGCGCAGACCACCCGGCTGCACCGGCTGGTCGAGGACATCTCCCTGGTCTCCCGCGCCGAGGAACACCGGCTCACCCTGAGCAGGGCCACCGTGCCCTCCGCCCGGCTGCTGGAAGCGGCCGCGGCCGCCGTCCGCCCCGCCTTCCAGACCAAGGGCGTGGACCTGCGCGTCAGTGTCGCCCCCCGCACCCCGGCGCTGGAGGCGGACGCCGACCGGCTCGTGCAGGTGCTCGTCAACCTGCTCACCAACGCGCTGCGCCACACCCCGGCCGGCGGCGCCGTCACCCTCGCCGCCGAACCGGTCGGTGCGGGGGTGATGCTCAGCGTCGCGGACACCGGCGAGGGCATCGCCGCCGAACACCTGCCTCACGTCTTCGAACGGTTCTACCGGGCCGACCCCGCCCGCGACCGCGCCCACGGCGGCTCCGGCATCGGACTGGCCATCGCCCGCGCCCTGGTCCACGCGCACGGCGGCACCATCACCGCCGACAGTGCCGGGCCCGGCCTGGGGGCCGTCTTCCGGATCAGCCTCCCGGCTGCGAACGACGGCCCCGGCCTTCAGGGAAGCAACGTCGGAGGTTGA
- a CDS encoding multicopper oxidase family protein, with protein sequence MSTRWFTPRWLVALVAGAGVGIGLWASGSPKPRASALVGPGDRAVGTAEAARRAKDARVRDVTLTAAPTTLRLDGRKVTTWAFNQTVPGPQIRVNAGDVLRARVINRLPQPLTVHWHGIALRNDMDGVPDVTQKAIKPGGQFVYRFTVTDPGTFFYHSHVGTQLDRGLYGPLIVDDPRDTTAPRRDITVLLDDWIDGTGQTPDQVLTKLRSGATTGMDSSGTGSPDMGSMPGMSSASSDSSSSGSQMSENMPTRTSPLGEDTTDLTYPYYLINGRPATDPATVTVTPGERIRLRIINAASTTPFRVAVGGSRLTVTASDGFPVRPVTADTILLGMGERYDAVVTVPRSGAVPLVAKAEGTSAQALAVLRTGTGTNPMPDTKVKELAGRLLTYADLHATRAAALPARTPERTYTVNLTGTMTTYKWGIAAAKEGSATLPVRQGQRIRLVLKNETMMWHPMHLHGHTFQLVTGSAPGPRKDTVIVPPMSRVTVDLDANNPGQWALHCHNIYHAEAGMLTTLSYVKK encoded by the coding sequence ATGAGCACACGATGGTTCACACCCCGCTGGCTGGTCGCCCTGGTCGCGGGCGCCGGGGTCGGTATCGGCCTGTGGGCGAGCGGGTCGCCGAAACCCAGGGCTTCCGCCCTGGTCGGGCCGGGCGACCGCGCCGTCGGCACGGCCGAGGCCGCCCGCCGGGCGAAGGACGCCCGCGTGCGGGACGTGACCCTGACGGCCGCCCCCACCACGCTCCGGCTCGACGGCCGCAAGGTCACCACCTGGGCCTTCAACCAAACCGTGCCCGGCCCACAGATCCGCGTCAACGCGGGCGACGTCCTGCGCGCCCGGGTGATCAACCGGCTGCCCCAGCCGCTGACCGTGCACTGGCACGGGATCGCGCTGCGCAACGACATGGACGGCGTGCCCGACGTGACCCAGAAGGCGATCAAGCCCGGCGGGCAGTTCGTGTACCGGTTCACGGTGACCGATCCGGGCACGTTCTTCTACCACAGCCACGTCGGCACGCAGCTGGACCGCGGACTGTACGGGCCGCTCATCGTGGACGACCCCCGCGACACCACGGCGCCGCGCCGCGACATCACCGTCCTGCTCGACGACTGGATCGACGGCACCGGCCAAACCCCCGACCAGGTCCTCACCAAACTCCGCTCCGGCGCCACGACCGGGATGGACTCCTCCGGCACAGGGTCCCCGGACATGGGATCCATGCCCGGCATGAGCAGCGCCTCGTCGGACAGCTCGTCAAGCGGTTCGCAGATGAGCGAGAACATGCCCACCCGGACCAGCCCGCTGGGCGAGGACACCACCGACCTGACGTACCCGTACTACCTCATCAACGGCCGCCCTGCGACCGACCCCGCCACCGTCACGGTCACGCCCGGGGAGCGCATCCGGCTGCGCATCATCAACGCCGCCTCGACCACCCCCTTCCGGGTCGCGGTCGGCGGCAGCAGGCTGACCGTCACCGCCTCGGACGGATTCCCGGTCCGGCCCGTCACGGCGGACACCATTCTGCTGGGCATGGGCGAGCGCTACGACGCGGTCGTCACCGTGCCCCGCTCCGGGGCGGTCCCGTTGGTCGCGAAGGCCGAAGGAACGTCGGCGCAGGCACTGGCGGTGCTCCGTACGGGGACCGGCACAAACCCCATGCCCGACACCAAGGTGAAGGAACTGGCCGGCCGGCTCCTGACCTACGCCGACCTTCACGCCACCCGGGCTGCCGCGCTGCCCGCACGCACCCCCGAGCGGACCTACACCGTCAACCTGACCGGCACCATGACCACGTACAAGTGGGGCATAGCCGCCGCGAAGGAAGGCAGCGCCACGCTGCCGGTCCGGCAAGGCCAGCGGATCAGGCTGGTCCTGAAGAACGAAACCATGATGTGGCACCCGATGCACCTGCACGGCCACACCTTCCAGCTGGTCACCGGCTCCGCCCCGGGACCGCGCAAGGACACCGTCATCGTGCCGCCGATGAGCCGGGTCACCGTCGATCTCGACGCGAACAACCCCGGTCAATGGGCGCTGCACTGCCACAACATCTACCACGCCGAAGCCGGGATGCTGACCACTTTGTCCTACGTGAAGAAGTAG
- the pspAA gene encoding PspA-associated protein PspAA, whose translation MRILGEGQYEIADAHLNQLNELDAPVQSAAASGDEQAFATALRALLDTVRSLGTPLPPDTLAPSNLILPDEDATLHEVQALLAGEGLIPG comes from the coding sequence ATGCGGATTCTCGGCGAAGGCCAGTACGAGATCGCCGACGCTCACCTGAACCAGCTCAACGAGCTGGACGCCCCGGTGCAGTCGGCCGCAGCCTCCGGCGACGAGCAGGCGTTCGCCACCGCGCTGCGGGCGCTGCTGGACACCGTACGATCCCTGGGAACCCCGCTCCCGCCCGACACGCTCGCGCCGTCCAACCTGATCCTCCCCGACGAGGACGCCACCCTCCACGAGGTGCAGGCGCTGCTGGCCGGCGAGGGCCTGATTCCGGGGTGA
- a CDS encoding response regulator transcription factor: protein MSDGPVAQAHPHALVVDDEAELGRLVGDYLSREGFAVDVVRNGVDALDLARSAAPDVVVLDVMMPGIDGVEVCRQLRTFSDAYVIMLTARVEEVDKLIGLSVGADDYLTKPFSPRELVARIKAMLRRPRGGQPAPGHALVRRFGELTIDPEAREVTLTGRPVELTRLEFDLLEALSSRPRLAFSRRQLIERVWGPEWGGDEHIVDVHVARLRRKLSDDPVASRFVLTVRGIGYRMGPG from the coding sequence ATGAGCGACGGCCCTGTTGCGCAGGCGCACCCGCACGCCCTGGTGGTGGACGACGAGGCGGAGCTGGGCCGGCTGGTCGGCGACTACCTGTCCCGCGAGGGGTTCGCCGTGGACGTCGTACGCAACGGCGTGGACGCCCTGGATCTGGCCCGGAGCGCGGCACCCGACGTGGTGGTCCTGGATGTGATGATGCCCGGCATCGACGGCGTGGAGGTGTGCCGGCAGCTGCGCACCTTCAGCGACGCGTACGTCATCATGCTGACCGCCCGCGTGGAGGAGGTCGACAAGCTCATCGGCCTGTCGGTGGGCGCCGACGACTACCTGACCAAGCCGTTCAGCCCGCGGGAGCTGGTCGCCCGCATCAAGGCGATGCTGCGCCGCCCCCGCGGCGGGCAGCCGGCGCCGGGTCACGCGCTGGTCCGCCGGTTCGGCGAGCTGACCATCGACCCGGAGGCCCGGGAGGTCACCCTCACCGGCCGCCCGGTCGAGCTGACCCGGCTGGAGTTCGACCTGCTGGAGGCGCTGTCCTCGCGCCCCCGCCTGGCGTTCAGCCGACGGCAGCTGATCGAGCGGGTCTGGGGACCGGAGTGGGGCGGGGATGAGCACATCGTGGACGTCCACGTCGCCCGGCTGCGGCGCAAACTGAGCGACGACCCGGTCGCCTCCCGGTTCGTGCTCACCGTGCGCGGGATCGGCTACCGGATGGGCCCCGGCTGA
- the htpX gene encoding zinc metalloprotease HtpX gives MRSRFAPDRQLTARMGVTLFLLGLLYVAFVAVLIALLKSWIIVVVIAAGLLAAQYWFSDRIALFAMHGRLVTPEEEPQLHGIIDRLCATADMPKPRVALSRMDMPNAFATGRNANHAVVCVTTGLQRRLEPDELEGVLAHELSHVAHRDVAVITIASFLGVIAGLMVRFAFYSQLFGGRDRRDDQNTAALLFAVMAVSALVYALSFLLIRALSRYRELAADRAGVMLTGKPSALASALTKVSGDIARIPTQDLRTAQAFNAFFFTPALGPGTVVANLFSTHPTLQRRLDQLAEISAELGRPG, from the coding sequence GTGCGCAGCCGCTTCGCTCCCGACCGGCAGCTGACCGCCCGCATGGGTGTCACGCTGTTCCTGCTCGGACTGCTGTACGTGGCGTTCGTCGCCGTGCTGATCGCGCTGCTCAAGTCGTGGATCATCGTGGTGGTCATCGCCGCCGGTCTGCTGGCCGCGCAGTACTGGTTCTCCGACCGGATCGCCCTGTTCGCGATGCACGGCCGCCTCGTCACCCCCGAGGAGGAGCCCCAGCTGCACGGGATCATCGACCGGCTGTGCGCCACCGCGGACATGCCCAAACCCCGGGTGGCGCTCTCCCGGATGGACATGCCCAACGCCTTCGCCACCGGCCGCAACGCCAACCACGCCGTCGTCTGCGTCACCACCGGCCTGCAGCGCCGCCTGGAACCCGACGAGCTGGAGGGCGTACTCGCCCACGAGCTGTCCCACGTCGCGCACCGCGACGTCGCGGTCATCACCATCGCCTCGTTCCTGGGCGTGATCGCCGGGCTCATGGTCCGCTTCGCCTTCTACTCCCAGCTCTTCGGCGGGCGCGACCGGCGCGACGACCAGAACACCGCCGCGCTCCTTTTCGCCGTCATGGCGGTCTCCGCCCTCGTCTACGCCCTCAGCTTCCTGCTCATCCGCGCCTTGTCCCGCTACCGGGAACTGGCCGCCGACCGGGCGGGCGTCATGCTCACCGGCAAGCCCTCCGCCCTGGCGTCGGCCCTGACCAAGGTCAGCGGCGACATCGCCCGCATCCCCACCCAGGACCTGCGCACCGCCCAGGCGTTCAACGCCTTCTTCTTCACCCCCGCCCTCGGCCCGGGCACGGTCGTGGCCAACCTGTTCTCCACCCACCCCACCCTCCAGCGCCGCCTCGACCAGCTCGCCGAGATCTCCGCCGAGCTGGGCCGCCCGGGCTGA
- a CDS encoding PspA/IM30 family protein: MSSIARRIANLFRIKANKALDRAEDPREILDYSYEQQRELLQKVRRGVADVATSRKRLELQTRTLEQSGGKLQDQAQKALAIGREDLAREAVGRRAAVTAQITDLQGQHAALQAQEEKLTLASQRLETKVDAFRTHKETIKATYTAAEAQTRITEAVTGIGEEMGDVGMAIQRAQDKTEQLQARAGALDELIASGALEDATLPAGRDDIQAELDRATAGGDVELELARMKQQLAPAPAAPALEDGRPAEAGADKEGSS; encoded by the coding sequence ATGAGCAGCATCGCCCGCCGCATCGCGAACCTGTTCCGGATCAAGGCGAACAAGGCCTTGGACCGGGCCGAGGACCCGCGCGAGATCCTGGACTACTCCTACGAGCAGCAGCGGGAGCTGCTGCAGAAGGTACGGCGCGGCGTGGCGGACGTCGCCACCAGCCGCAAACGCCTCGAACTGCAGACGCGCACCCTGGAGCAGTCCGGCGGCAAGCTGCAGGACCAGGCCCAGAAGGCACTGGCCATCGGACGTGAGGACCTCGCCCGCGAGGCCGTGGGACGCCGGGCGGCGGTGACCGCGCAGATCACCGACCTGCAGGGCCAGCATGCCGCGCTGCAGGCCCAGGAGGAGAAACTCACCCTGGCCTCACAGCGTCTTGAAACCAAGGTGGATGCCTTCCGCACCCACAAGGAGACCATCAAGGCCACCTACACCGCCGCCGAGGCGCAGACCCGGATCACCGAGGCCGTCACCGGCATCGGCGAGGAGATGGGCGACGTCGGCATGGCCATCCAGCGAGCCCAGGACAAGACCGAGCAGCTCCAGGCCCGCGCCGGGGCGCTGGACGAGCTGATCGCCTCCGGCGCTCTGGAGGACGCCACCCTCCCGGCCGGCCGGGACGACATCCAGGCCGAACTCGACCGGGCCACTGCGGGCGGGGACGTCGAGCTGGAGCTGGCCCGGATGAAGCAGCAGCTCGCGCCCGCCCCCGCCGCGCCCGCCCTGGAGGACGGCAGGCCCGCGGAGGCCGGAGCCGACAAGGAGGGATCGTCGTGA